Within Gammaproteobacteria bacterium, the genomic segment CCCGCAATGAAAGCTGGGTTTCAAGCAGCGTGCTGCTGACCTCGACCATCGCCCCTTTCATTTCATCACGCAACGCATGTGACCAACGCTCATCCACCTCCGAGCGATCACTCTGGACTCCTGCATCCAGCAATTCGCGAATTGGCTCCAGCATGGAATACGGCATGGTGACATGCAGATCCCCGCCACCACCGTCAAGCTCGATATGAAATGTGGTGACTACCACCACCTCACTCGGACTTACAATGTTGGCAAATTGCGGATTGACCTCTGAGCTCAGATATTCAAAGTCTACGGGCATTACCGGTGACCAGGCTTCCTTGAGATCCTTGTAGGCCTGCTTCAGTATCATCTGAACCACGCGCAACTCTGTAGGGGTAAACTCACGCCCCTCGATCTTGGCGTGGAAACGGCCATCGCCTCCGAAATAGTTATCCACAACGATGAATACCAGCTTGGGATCAAGAATGAATAGCGCTGTTCCGCGTAGTGGTTTGATCCGCGTCATATTGAGGCTGGTTGGCACAAACAGACTGTGTACATATTCAGCAAACTTCATCATCTGCACCTGACCAACGGAAATTTCCGCAGAGCGGCGCATCAGGTTAAACAGGCTGATTCTGAAGTAGCGGGCAAAGCGCTCGTTCACCATTTCCAGCGTGGGCATACGTCCACGCACGATACGTTCCTGATTATTGAAGTCAAAGGATTGCGCTGTGCCGGGCTCCACCGGGCCGGACGCTTCGGTCTTGACGTCTCCACTCGATACACCGTTTAACAGCGCATCGATTTCGTCCTGGGATAAAAGATCGTTGAGGGCCATATCTGCTCTACTGCATCACAAAGCTGGTGAAATACACATCTTCAATTCCGCCCTGTCCGGTTCGCTCTACCAGAATCTTGTTAATCTCGGCCAATGCACTGGCACGCAGGTTTTCCTTGCCCTCACGTGTACTGATATCACTGTAACTTTGGCTGCTGAGCAACAGGATAAGATTGCTCCGGATAACCGGCGTGTGCGTCTTTACCGCCTCCATCACAAGCACATCCCGCGCACTTACCTCCACAGAAATCTGGAGAAAGCGCACTTGGGACTGATCCTGAAAATTCACGACAAAGGGCGGCTCCAGGGCCTGATAGAGGATCGGCTTTTCCGGTCCCTTGGCCTTCTTTTTATCGCCTTTGCCCTTCGCACCCTTCTTCTTCGAATCTTTACTTGCCTCGACGCCGTCAGCACCCCCCTCCTGTGCACTGAAGCCAGGCAACATGCCCGCAAAATACAGGCCGCCTGCCGTGGCTCCGCCAACAAGCAGCAGGCCGACCACGCTCCACACGATGATCTTTGTAACTGAACGTTTTTTAGGCGGCGGCGCTTGCTCGGTGTCCAACTCCAAATCTTCATCCACGGGCATCGGTGTCCTCCATTGAAATAATTGCTGCGCCTGCAATAGCTACTGCAAGGGATGTGCCACCACCTGCGCCTGCGGTCTGGCGCCTGTGTTTATCAATAAGTTAGTAATGCAGATTGGGATTCTGACGGGGCATTGACGAGCATGCGAACGCGAGCGGCGGAAAGTTGGCATGACCTGGAGCCATACGCAAGCCCCACGGGAAATACCCTCAGGCAGTCGGGTTGGCCTGTCGCAACTTATATATACCCGAGTGGAGACGTCTTCAGCCAGCGCTCAAACTCCGGGGCCGGTACCGGCTGGCTGATGCAGTACCCCTGCGCAAAATCACACCCAAGCAACGCGAGCATACCCTGTACATGGCTGCTTTCGACCCCTTCTGCCACCACCCTGAAACCCAGGTTATGGCCGAGATCAATAGTAGAGCGCACGATGGTCGCATCGCCTTCATCTGTGGCCATGTCGATCACGAACGATCGATCAATCTTGAGGGTATCGATGGGCAGCCTCTTTAAATAGGCGAGCGAGGAGTACCCCGTACCGAAATCGTCAATGGCAATACTGACCCCGAGCTCATGCAGCTCCCGCACCACCCTGTGGCCACGCTCAAAGTCATTCATCAGGCCATTCTCAGTGATCTCGATCTCGAGCAACCGGCCCGGCACCCGTGCCCGACCGAGTATCGCCCCGACCCGATCAACCAGCCTGGGTGCCTGGAAGCTGCGGGTCGAGACATTGACCGCCACCGGGAGCTCCATCCCGGCCTCCCGCCAACGCCCGATATGAGCCACCGCACTCTGCACTACCCAATCGGTAAGGGCATTGATAAGACCGGTTTGCTCGGCTGCGGGCAGAAACTCGGCGGGCAAGATCAGTCCGTGTTTGGGGTGGTGCCAGCGGAGCAGCGCCTCGGCCCCGGTGACGCGATTGGATGCAAGCGATATTATGGGCTGGAAGTACAGCTCGAATTCGTGGCGCTTGAGCGCATGCCGCAGATCACCCGACAACTGCAGGCGCTGAGTGGTGTTGGTATCCGACTGATAGTCGTAGAAACGAAATCCTGTGTCAGCCTGCTTGGCGGCGTACATCGCCACGTCGGCACGGCGCATCAGTGTACTGGTGTCATCTCCGTCATCCGGGAACAACGTGATTCCTATCGCCGCGCCGAGATAGAGCTCGTTGTCCTCATGGCACAGTGGCTCATTGAAACAATCCGTCACGTGGCTGGCCACGCGCTCTGCATCAACTCTTCCGTTCACTACATCAGGTAGCAGGATGGCGAATTCGTCCCCGCCAAGTCGCGCCAATGTATCCGAGTCGCGCAGCATGGACTTCAGGCGCATGCCCACGAGGCGCAGTATCTCGTCACCAATATGGTGCCCCAGCGTATCGTTGATCTCCTTGAAGTGGTTGAGATCAAGCAGCATCAGCGCCACCATTTTCCCTTCACGGCGTGCTCCAGAAATGGCCTGGTCGACGCGGTCATGCCACAGCGTGCGGTTGGGAAGGCCGGTAAGTTCATCCGTGGTGGCCAGCCGACGCAGGTGTTCGCGATTTCTCTTGGACTCTGAAATATCCTCCAGCAATCCGTCAACACGCAATACCTTGCCCTCGGTATCGGTAAACGGCTGGAACACGCGCCGAAACCAGCGCTCGCGCCCCTCCGGCCCGATGACCCGGCTCTCCACCTCTACCCGGTTACCCTGGACTGCCTGCTGCCAGGCAGCCCCAACCATTTCCTGATCGTCAGGAACAGTCCACTTCAGGCACGGAATCGGCATGCTGATGTCGGTACCGCAGACTTGATAGGCATTGGGACTGACATAGAGGGGTTGCTGGGTAGTCGTGTCTATCGACCATAAAAGCTGGGGGATATTGCTGAGCAGACTCTCCACACGCTCTCGCAGATCAACCACCTTTTTATGTTCTTCTGCCACGGCCCCGACTGCCTCTGCCCAGTACCCCTCAAGCATCATGCCCATGTCACGGAACAGCAGCCTGGAAACCACAGCCAGCAAACGTTTATGCCCTGAGCTGTCCATCTGCTGCAGACCCAGAATCACTATGCGCAAATGATCGAGATAAAGCCAATAGGCACCCATGATCCAGGCTGGCTCGATACCGTAATGGCAATGTATTTTTCCTATTGCCATCAGCCTTTCTGCGTTGCCATCACTGACATCGCCTGAAAGCAGTGCGGTCAGATGGTCCTGTTGTTTCTTGACCAGGGCGTCGATGGAGTTGCCGCTGCGCTGATACTCGGCAAGCACGCCTGCGGTAGCGGCAAAATTAAACAGGTAGTTGTAGAACAATTGGCCGAAGCGTTCCGAGCCTTGCAGCAACGCATCGTGACAGACGCCCAGCAGATGCAGGTCTTCGCTGGTAATACCCAGAAACTTGCTGAACTCCCGGTTGAGATCGGGAATACTCTTGCGCCCCGACCTATGCATGGATTTGGCCAGGCCAAGCGG encodes:
- a CDS encoding flagellar basal body-associated FliL family protein, which produces MQAQQLFQWRTPMPVDEDLELDTEQAPPPKKRSVTKIIVWSVVGLLLVGGATAGGLYFAGMLPGFSAQEGGADGVEASKDSKKKGAKGKGDKKKAKGPEKPILYQALEPPFVVNFQDQSQVRFLQISVEVSARDVLVMEAVKTHTPVIRSNLILLLSSQSYSDISTREGKENLRASALAEINKILVERTGQGGIEDVYFTSFVMQ
- the fliM gene encoding flagellar motor switch protein FliM is translated as MALNDLLSQDEIDALLNGVSSGDVKTEASGPVEPGTAQSFDFNNQERIVRGRMPTLEMVNERFARYFRISLFNLMRRSAEISVGQVQMMKFAEYVHSLFVPTSLNMTRIKPLRGTALFILDPKLVFIVVDNYFGGDGRFHAKIEGREFTPTELRVVQMILKQAYKDLKEAWSPVMPVDFEYLSSEVNPQFANIVSPSEVVVVTTFHIELDGGGGDLHVTMPYSMLEPIRELLDAGVQSDRSEVDERWSHALRDEMKGAMVEVSSTLLETQLSLRELLTLKPGDVIPVDVPSLVLARSEDIPIFRGRYGISRGNNAIKVVESVMRPSQM
- a CDS encoding EAL domain-containing protein, which encodes MHRSGRKSIPDLNREFSKFLGITSEDLHLLGVCHDALLQGSERFGQLFYNYLFNFAATAGVLAEYQRSGNSIDALVKKQQDHLTALLSGDVSDGNAERLMAIGKIHCHYGIEPAWIMGAYWLYLDHLRIVILGLQQMDSSGHKRLLAVVSRLLFRDMGMMLEGYWAEAVGAVAEEHKKVVDLRERVESLLSNIPQLLWSIDTTTQQPLYVSPNAYQVCGTDISMPIPCLKWTVPDDQEMVGAAWQQAVQGNRVEVESRVIGPEGRERWFRRVFQPFTDTEGKVLRVDGLLEDISESKRNREHLRRLATTDELTGLPNRTLWHDRVDQAISGARREGKMVALMLLDLNHFKEINDTLGHHIGDEILRLVGMRLKSMLRDSDTLARLGGDEFAILLPDVVNGRVDAERVASHVTDCFNEPLCHEDNELYLGAAIGITLFPDDGDDTSTLMRRADVAMYAAKQADTGFRFYDYQSDTNTTQRLQLSGDLRHALKRHEFELYFQPIISLASNRVTGAEALLRWHHPKHGLILPAEFLPAAEQTGLINALTDWVVQSAVAHIGRWREAGMELPVAVNVSTRSFQAPRLVDRVGAILGRARVPGRLLEIEITENGLMNDFERGHRVVRELHELGVSIAIDDFGTGYSSLAYLKRLPIDTLKIDRSFVIDMATDEGDATIVRSTIDLGHNLGFRVVAEGVESSHVQGMLALLGCDFAQGYCISQPVPAPEFERWLKTSPLGYI